From Methanococcus maripaludis, the proteins below share one genomic window:
- a CDS encoding precorrin-2 dehydrogenase/sirohydrochlorin ferrochelatase family protein encodes MIPVFLDLSGFNVLIFGFGSVGKRRFEKFLNSNAKITIYSKNIDKLDISKYENARFFESDVTNLSDEELYSIIKSHDIIITAIDEKNNKRIVSIAKSIKKFINSSTFEKESNLIVPACCEVDGVSFAVYTGGKSPIIAREIRKNVEGYLKNSEFELDFQNKLRDFLKSEIEDQNERKKVLETVFNDEKFKKELLELIEKHR; translated from the coding sequence ATGATTCCTGTTTTTTTAGATTTGAGCGGATTTAATGTTTTGATTTTTGGATTTGGAAGCGTTGGAAAAAGAAGATTTGAAAAATTCCTAAATAGCAATGCAAAAATTACCATTTATTCCAAAAATATTGATAAACTTGATATTTCAAAATACGAAAATGCGAGATTTTTTGAATCCGATGTAACTAATTTAAGTGATGAAGAACTATATTCAATAATAAAAAGTCACGATATTATAATAACCGCGATCGACGAAAAAAACAATAAACGGATTGTTTCGATTGCAAAAAGTATAAAAAAATTCATAAATTCTTCAACTTTTGAAAAAGAATCTAATTTGATAGTTCCTGCATGCTGTGAGGTTGATGGTGTCTCATTTGCAGTATATACTGGCGGAAAAAGTCCGATTATTGCAAGGGAAATTCGAAAGAATGTTGAAGGATATTTAAAAAATTCTGAATTTGAACTTGATTTCCAAAATAAACTTCGTGATTTTTTAAAAAGTGAAATTGAAGATCAGAACGAAAGAAAAAAAGTTCTTGAAACCGTATTTAATGATGAAAAATTTAAAAAAGAACTTTTAGAACTTATTGAAAAACATAGGTGA
- the hemA gene encoding glutamyl-tRNA reductase, with translation MLVVRADYKKYPIPVLEKMRIDEDEFYKKYDACVVVQTCNRIEAYFDTEVNSDVDCILSDFSGFDILKGKNATFHFLKVSCGMDSMILGENQILGQIKTSFQKARELKKTSRYLDSVFLKAIHVGQRARTETKINEGSVSIGSAAVELAEKNFGLANKNVLLIGAGEIGTLVAKALMEKHIKAVIVANRTYERAETLAKELKGMAVHFDKLKEAINFSDVIICATSSPHYILKKEDLIDVGNKIIIDIANPRDVDDAVREFENINLYTIDDLRNISDKNLQKRIGEVPTVEKIINEEYNVLMKQIEKINVEEVLKDFNNYIEEIRVKELEKAIKLSKTKNPEEIMENFSKAFAKRITHDFVSYSINTSKEDLMNSAWWKNGK, from the coding sequence ATGTTGGTTGTTAGAGCAGATTACAAAAAATATCCGATACCAGTTCTTGAAAAAATGAGAATTGACGAGGATGAATTTTATAAAAAATATGATGCATGTGTTGTAGTTCAAACTTGTAACAGGATTGAAGCTTACTTTGATACTGAAGTAAATTCTGATGTAGATTGTATTTTGAGCGATTTTTCAGGATTTGACATTTTAAAAGGAAAAAATGCAACTTTTCATTTTTTAAAAGTGTCTTGTGGAATGGACTCGATGATACTTGGGGAAAACCAGATTTTGGGCCAGATTAAAACAAGTTTTCAAAAAGCGCGAGAACTTAAAAAAACAAGCCGTTATTTGGACAGCGTTTTTTTAAAAGCAATACACGTTGGACAGCGTGCAAGAACTGAAACCAAAATTAACGAAGGCAGTGTTTCAATTGGAAGTGCAGCAGTCGAACTTGCGGAAAAAAACTTCGGACTTGCAAACAAAAATGTATTACTAATCGGTGCAGGAGAAATTGGAACTTTGGTTGCAAAAGCACTCATGGAAAAACATATAAAAGCTGTAATTGTTGCAAATAGAACTTACGAACGTGCGGAAACACTCGCAAAAGAATTAAAAGGAATGGCAGTTCATTTTGACAAATTAAAAGAAGCAATTAACTTTAGTGATGTTATAATCTGTGCTACATCTTCACCCCACTACATTTTAAAAAAAGAAGATTTAATTGACGTTGGAAACAAGATTATAATTGATATAGCAAACCCTAGAGACGTTGACGATGCGGTAAGGGAATTTGAAAATATAAATCTATATACTATTGACGATTTAAGAAATATATCTGATAAAAATCTTCAAAAACGAATTGGAGAAGTTCCCACCGTTGAAAAAATTATTAATGAAGAATACAATGTTCTTATGAAACAGATTGAAAAAATCAATGTTGAAGAAGTTTTAAAAGATTTTAATAATTATATTGAAGAAATTCGAGTAAAAGAGCTTGAAAAAGCAATTAAACTTTCTAAAACCAAAAATCCCGAAGAAATTATGGAAAACTTCTCTAAAGCGTTTGCAAAAAGAATAACCCATGATTTTGTATCCTACTCAATTAATACTTCAAAAGAAGACCTTATGAACTCGGCATGGTGGAAAAATGGAAAATAA
- the hmgA gene encoding hydroxymethylglutaryl-CoA reductase (NADPH): MENNVNIDEIVEKLLKKEIKVYQLDSEFGERNAVIARRKYVEKLSNVETRHIQEYTLDEKLAMQKNIENMIGAVQIPLGFAGPISINGKYAQGEFNVPLATTEGALVASINRGCSIITKCGGATVRVIDDKMTRAPIIKTNSVVDALKLKEWILDNFAKIKEIAESTTRHGKLIQISPILIVGKNVYPRFTFKTGDAMGMNMVTIATEKACSFIESELKKEGIIIDTVALSGNVCVDKKPAAINLIEGRGKSVVAEVFLKEEYVEKYLKTTSKAIEQVNTYKNLIGSAISSSLGFNAQYANIVGALFLATGQDEAHIVEGSMGITTAECTGDGLYFSVTLPDLPVATIGGGTRVETQRECLEILGCAGAEKAVKFAEIAGAAVLAGELSLIGALAAGHLAKAHSELGR, translated from the coding sequence ATGGAAAATAACGTTAATATCGATGAAATCGTTGAAAAACTACTTAAAAAAGAAATAAAAGTTTACCAGCTTGATTCAGAATTTGGAGAAAGAAATGCAGTTATTGCAAGGCGAAAATACGTTGAAAAACTATCAAACGTTGAAACAAGGCATATTCAGGAATACACGCTTGACGAAAAACTTGCAATGCAAAAAAACATTGAAAACATGATTGGTGCAGTCCAGATTCCACTCGGGTTTGCAGGCCCAATTTCAATCAATGGAAAATATGCACAAGGTGAGTTTAACGTGCCTCTCGCAACTACAGAGGGTGCTCTCGTTGCATCAATTAATCGAGGGTGCAGTATTATTACAAAATGTGGTGGTGCAACAGTACGCGTGATCGACGACAAGATGACGCGTGCGCCAATAATTAAAACGAACTCTGTAGTTGATGCTTTAAAATTAAAAGAGTGGATATTAGACAACTTCGCAAAGATAAAAGAAATTGCGGAATCCACAACAAGACATGGTAAGCTAATTCAGATAAGTCCGATTTTGATAGTTGGAAAAAACGTGTACCCGAGGTTTACTTTTAAAACAGGGGATGCAATGGGAATGAACATGGTAACAATTGCAACCGAAAAAGCCTGCTCATTTATCGAATCAGAACTTAAAAAAGAAGGAATAATTATAGATACGGTTGCATTAAGCGGTAATGTCTGTGTTGATAAAAAACCTGCTGCAATAAACCTGATCGAAGGACGGGGAAAAAGTGTTGTTGCAGAAGTATTTTTAAAAGAAGAATACGTTGAAAAATATCTAAAAACCACTTCAAAAGCAATTGAACAGGTAAACACTTACAAAAATTTAATTGGTTCAGCAATAAGTTCATCATTAGGGTTTAACGCACAGTACGCAAATATTGTTGGTGCATTATTCTTAGCAACCGGGCAGGACGAAGCACATATTGTTGAAGGAAGTATGGGAATTACAACTGCAGAATGTACTGGTGATGGCCTTTATTTCTCAGTTACACTTCCAGATTTGCCTGTTGCAACAATTGGCGGTGGAACAAGAGTTGAAACTCAGAGGGAATGTCTCGAAATACTCGGATGTGCAGGTGCTGAAAAAGCAGTTAAATTTGCAGAAATTGCAGGTGCCGCTGTTTTAGCAGGTGAATTATCACTTATTGGCGCCCTTGCTGCAGGACATCTTGCAAAAGCGCATTCTGAACTTGGAAGATAA
- a CDS encoding Tfx family DNA-binding protein yields MESFLTEIQINVLNLRKRGHTQDEIANIMGTSRANISMIEKRARENIEKARNTLSIYNDIIAPSKIKIDKGTDVFSIPKIIFSKSDQEEIHVNYSSLQIMEFVNQNAQRYIKNRMVVEPFVVTILQNGDIFVHDYEESEENEKMPKKEI; encoded by the coding sequence ATGGAATCGTTTTTGACAGAAATTCAGATAAATGTGCTAAACCTCAGGAAAAGAGGCCACACTCAAGATGAAATTGCCAATATTATGGGGACAAGTAGGGCAAACATCAGCATGATCGAGAAAAGAGCTCGCGAAAACATTGAAAAAGCGCGGAATACATTGAGTATCTATAACGATATAATCGCACCTTCTAAGATTAAAATAGATAAGGGAACTGACGTATTTAGTATCCCAAAAATTATTTTTTCAAAGTCCGATCAGGAAGAAATACATGTAAACTACTCTTCACTTCAAATCATGGAGTTTGTAAACCAGAATGCTCAAAGGTACATCAAAAACAGAATGGTAGTAGAACCATTTGTTGTGACCATACTTCAAAACGGAGATATATTCGTTCACGATTACGAAGAAAGTGAAGAAAACGAGAAAATGCCTAAAAAAGAGATATAA
- a CDS encoding mRNA surveillance protein pelota, whose product MKIIQEIPEKNIIKLIPENLDDLWHLSHIIQPYNAIYAVTERRTEDKGDKLRADRGTKRRVFLGIKAEKINFHEDFNRLRVSGKIIHAPDDIPIGSYHTIDIEPLLQVSVQKNWKKWDIERLKEAEDSSKKPKVVVVIMDDSEADIFLVREFGIKELASIKSGVSKKLDYKQNEQAKFSYYSDIINSISEFEGKILFAGPGFGKNNIQNYISEKYKSLAPNVVVESANHTGKSGLSEILKSGIIDKIYGEARISKETQVVEKLLEEISKKGLAAYGIESVNNAMNFSAIDTLLLTDEYLRRNRRSVENLMNSVENINGNIIIVSTEHDAGKQLKALGGISALLRFPIE is encoded by the coding sequence ATGAAGATCATTCAAGAGATACCTGAAAAAAACATAATAAAATTAATTCCAGAAAATTTAGATGATTTATGGCATTTGTCACATATAATACAGCCATACAATGCAATTTACGCGGTAACCGAGCGAAGAACGGAAGATAAAGGTGACAAACTACGTGCCGACAGAGGGACTAAAAGAAGAGTTTTTTTAGGAATAAAAGCTGAAAAAATTAATTTTCACGAAGATTTCAACAGGCTTAGAGTCAGTGGAAAAATTATCCATGCACCTGACGACATTCCAATTGGATCATACCATACAATTGATATTGAACCACTTTTACAGGTTTCAGTTCAAAAAAATTGGAAAAAATGGGATATTGAAAGATTAAAAGAGGCAGAAGACTCTTCTAAAAAGCCAAAAGTAGTAGTCGTTATTATGGATGATAGCGAAGCTGACATCTTTTTAGTTCGTGAATTTGGAATTAAGGAACTTGCAAGCATTAAATCGGGCGTTTCTAAAAAATTGGATTACAAACAAAATGAACAGGCTAAATTTAGCTATTATTCGGATATTATCAATTCGATTTCGGAATTTGAAGGAAAAATACTCTTTGCAGGCCCAGGATTTGGAAAAAACAATATTCAAAATTACATTTCTGAAAAATATAAAAGTTTGGCTCCAAATGTAGTTGTAGAATCTGCAAACCATACTGGAAAATCAGGGCTTTCTGAAATTTTAAAATCAGGAATTATTGATAAAATTTACGGCGAAGCAAGAATCAGCAAAGAAACGCAAGTAGTGGAAAAATTACTCGAAGAAATATCTAAAAAAGGTCTTGCGGCGTATGGAATTGAAAGTGTTAACAATGCAATGAACTTCTCTGCAATTGATACACTTTTATTAACTGACGAATATTTAAGAAGAAACAGGCGAAGTGTTGAAAATTTAATGAACAGTGTTGAAAATATTAATGGAAATATAATTATTGTTTCAACGGAACACGATGCAGGAAAACAGTTAAAAGCACTCGGTGGAATTTCAGCATTATTAAGGTTTCCAATAGAATAG
- a CDS encoding Coenzyme F420 hydrogenase/dehydrogenase, beta subunit C-terminal domain, whose translation MKSYLNLKEEVWDRETCSGCGACVSVCPTENIYFKQQSPVQFDCDECACIIVPTENGESPISAEFCKVTLYDVNCGACYNACPRTKERHIFNLEKVPGRVIENYKAKSTLETKNIQSGGVVTAILANAFDEDLIDGAIVMMEDKWTMDPKSYLATSKEDVLKTAGSRYNWNVPILEVLKEAVMVKKLNKIAVVGTPCVINAVYQMMATNNDLVEPFKKAIRLKISLFCFETFDYDKMLKKLKEVEVNPWDIKKMEIDKGKLIVSTIHGNVFNFKIDEMDEYVRKGCKVCRDFTGISSDISVGNVGTPEGYSTVLVRNKWGKGFFDRTVINGYVSVEGEASINPVISLSKKKMEREDIEF comes from the coding sequence ATGAAGTCATACTTGAACTTAAAAGAAGAAGTATGGGATAGAGAAACATGCTCTGGTTGCGGAGCGTGCGTTTCTGTATGTCCTACTGAAAATATATACTTTAAACAGCAAAGTCCCGTGCAGTTTGACTGTGACGAATGCGCATGTATTATTGTGCCAACTGAAAATGGGGAGTCTCCAATTTCAGCGGAATTCTGTAAAGTAACTCTCTACGATGTAAATTGCGGTGCATGTTACAATGCATGTCCAAGAACAAAAGAAAGACACATCTTTAATTTAGAAAAAGTTCCAGGAAGAGTTATTGAAAATTATAAAGCAAAATCAACACTCGAAACTAAAAATATTCAAAGTGGTGGTGTTGTAACCGCAATTTTAGCAAATGCCTTCGATGAAGACTTAATTGACGGCGCAATTGTTATGATGGAAGATAAATGGACAATGGATCCAAAATCATACCTTGCAACATCGAAAGAAGACGTTTTAAAAACTGCTGGAAGTAGATACAACTGGAACGTCCCAATACTCGAAGTTTTAAAAGAAGCTGTAATGGTAAAAAAATTAAACAAAATTGCAGTTGTTGGAACACCTTGTGTTATTAATGCAGTTTACCAGATGATGGCAACAAACAACGATTTAGTTGAACCTTTCAAAAAGGCAATAAGGTTAAAAATATCACTGTTCTGTTTTGAAACCTTTGACTATGATAAAATGCTCAAAAAGCTAAAAGAAGTTGAAGTAAACCCTTGGGATATTAAAAAAATGGAAATTGACAAGGGAAAACTCATAGTTTCAACAATACATGGCAACGTATTCAATTTTAAAATTGATGAAATGGATGAATATGTCAGAAAAGGATGCAAAGTCTGTAGGGACTTTACAGGAATTTCTTCGGATATTTCAGTTGGAAACGTTGGAACTCCTGAAGGATACTCCACAGTTTTAGTAAGAAACAAATGGGGTAAAGGATTCTTCGATAGAACTGTAATCAACGGATACGTTTCAGTTGAAGGAGAAGCATCAATAAACCCAGTAATATCACTTTCAAAAAAGAAAATGGAAAGAGAAGATATTGAATTTTAA
- a CDS encoding GltB/FmdC/FwdC-like GXGXG domain-containing protein yields MKELKIDAKDMDYRELNEKIHEVLDENKDLEKLVLENVLGQRFIGNGVSRKDLTIIVNGVPGGDLGMFMKGPKVVVNGNADHAPGNTMDEGFVVIHGSSGDVTGHSMRGGKVYVQGNVGYRSGIHMKEYKYKFPVLVIGGAAKDFLGEYMAGGIILNFNMDKEDTENIEGRMIATGIHGGVIYIRGIVESSQLGIAADIKDFTEEDIEKITPYIEEFCAEFGYSNEIKEKLINSKYTKIAPISSRPFQKLYTPDLR; encoded by the coding sequence ATGAAAGAACTTAAAATTGACGCCAAGGACATGGACTACAGGGAATTAAACGAGAAAATCCACGAAGTTTTGGACGAAAACAAAGACTTGGAAAAATTAGTACTTGAAAATGTTTTAGGCCAGAGATTTATTGGAAACGGAGTTTCAAGAAAAGATTTAACGATAATCGTAAACGGAGTTCCTGGTGGAGACCTCGGAATGTTTATGAAAGGCCCTAAAGTAGTTGTAAATGGAAATGCGGACCATGCTCCGGGAAATACAATGGATGAAGGATTTGTCGTAATTCACGGAAGTAGTGGGGATGTAACCGGCCACTCGATGAGAGGCGGAAAAGTTTACGTTCAAGGAAATGTTGGATACAGAAGCGGAATCCACATGAAAGAATACAAATACAAATTCCCTGTTTTAGTTATCGGTGGAGCTGCAAAAGACTTCCTTGGGGAATACATGGCTGGAGGAATTATTTTAAACTTCAACATGGATAAAGAAGATACTGAAAATATCGAAGGAAGAATGATTGCAACAGGAATTCACGGCGGTGTAATTTACATCAGGGGAATTGTCGAAAGTTCCCAACTTGGAATTGCAGCAGACATCAAGGACTTTACTGAAGAAGACATTGAAAAAATTACTCCATACATCGAAGAATTCTGTGCAGAATTTGGTTATTCTAACGAAATCAAAGAAAAACTTATCAATTCAAAATATACAAAAATCGCTCCAATTTCAAGCAGGCCATTCCAGAAACTGTACACACCTGATTTGAGATAA
- a CDS encoding glutamate synthase-related protein gives MIPSTVPPKYKVFVDPERCMLCERCTTECSWGVYRRQGNKILTYPNRCGACLRCASLCPRDAITVTLNQSCGREHPVWTPEVKQDVVTQAKSGCILLSGMGNAKEYPIYFDKIVLDACQVTNPSIDPLREPMELRTYVGKKPEKLEFDYVEEEIDGKKVKKAKLKTKIAPNLKLDTPIMIGHMSYGALSLNSHKAMAKAVKECGTFMGTGEGGLHRDLYGYSDNIITQVASGRFGVNSEYLNKGAAIEIKIGQGAKPGIGGHLPGEKVSAEVSMTRMIPQGSDAISPAPHHDIYSIEDLAQLIRSLKEATRWKMPVFVKISAVHNVSAIANGIATSDADAVVIDGFKGGTGAAPKVFRDNVGIPIEVAIAAVDDRLREQGNRHKISIIASGGIRNSADVFKSIALGADAVYIGTAAMVAMGCTVCGRCYTGQCAWGIATQKPELVKRLEVDDAARRVANLIHAWTHEIQELLGAAGINSIESLRGNRDRLRGVGLSEIELNTLGIKQAGM, from the coding sequence ATGATACCTTCAACAGTTCCGCCAAAATACAAAGTTTTTGTGGATCCGGAAAGATGCATGCTTTGTGAACGATGTACTACTGAGTGTTCATGGGGCGTTTACAGAAGACAGGGAAATAAAATTTTAACGTACCCTAACAGATGTGGGGCATGTTTAAGATGTGCTTCACTGTGCCCTAGAGATGCTATTACCGTTACATTAAATCAATCATGCGGTAGGGAACACCCCGTATGGACACCTGAAGTAAAACAGGATGTTGTAACACAGGCGAAATCAGGATGTATTCTATTAAGCGGTATGGGCAATGCAAAAGAGTACCCGATATACTTCGATAAAATTGTTCTTGATGCATGTCAGGTAACGAACCCTTCAATAGATCCATTAAGAGAACCTATGGAACTTAGAACATACGTTGGTAAAAAACCAGAAAAATTAGAATTTGACTACGTTGAAGAAGAAATCGACGGTAAAAAAGTCAAAAAAGCAAAATTAAAAACAAAAATTGCTCCAAATCTTAAGTTAGATACTCCAATAATGATCGGACACATGTCATACGGTGCACTTTCATTAAATTCCCACAAAGCAATGGCAAAAGCTGTAAAAGAATGTGGAACGTTCATGGGAACAGGTGAAGGCGGACTTCACAGGGATTTGTATGGATATTCAGATAACATCATCACACAAGTTGCAAGTGGTAGATTTGGTGTAAACAGTGAATATTTAAACAAAGGGGCTGCAATTGAAATCAAAATCGGTCAAGGTGCAAAACCTGGAATCGGAGGGCACTTACCTGGAGAAAAAGTGTCAGCAGAAGTTTCAATGACGAGAATGATTCCTCAAGGTTCAGATGCAATTTCGCCAGCACCTCACCACGATATCTACTCAATTGAAGATCTTGCACAACTCATCAGAAGTTTGAAAGAAGCTACAAGATGGAAAATGCCAGTATTTGTTAAAATTTCTGCAGTGCACAATGTATCAGCAATTGCAAACGGTATTGCAACATCAGATGCAGATGCAGTTGTTATCGATGGATTTAAGGGTGGAACTGGTGCTGCACCTAAAGTATTTAGGGATAACGTTGGTATTCCAATCGAAGTTGCAATCGCAGCAGTAGATGATAGATTAAGAGAGCAAGGAAACAGGCATAAAATAAGCATCATTGCAAGTGGAGGTATTAGAAACTCCGCTGATGTATTCAAGTCAATTGCACTTGGTGCTGATGCAGTGTACATTGGAACCGCTGCAATGGTTGCAATGGGCTGTACAGTATGTGGAAGATGCTACACGGGACAGTGTGCATGGGGTATTGCAACTCAAAAACCTGAACTCGTAAAAAGATTGGAAGTAGATGACGCTGCAAGAAGAGTCGCTAATTTAATACACGCATGGACTCACGAAATCCAAGAATTACTCGGAGCTGCAGGAATTAACTCTATAGAAAGTCTCAGAGGAAACAGAGACAGATTGAGGGGCGTAGGACTCAGCGAGATTGAATTAAATACATTAGGAATAAAACAGGCAGGAATGTAA
- a CDS encoding class II glutamine amidotransferase: MCGIIGFMSRTGRLISGDRIATALNCLKERGNGEGSGYVGYGIYPDYKDDYAIHVFLDATKDYDKIRHEVEEVLVKYGYILKDEEIPTEEGIIKKEQVSWRFFYRFDEKYKSVEEDMMVDIVMDINAKIDGAFVFSSGKNMGVFKAAAWPLEVAEYFKIDQYKGFQWLSHARYPTNTKGWWGGAHPFNLLGWSVVHNGEITSYGANKRYVESFGYKCKLLTDTEVVAYLFDLLIRKHKIPVEYAMSALAPRFWDEIESMSKEDKKIHEAIRMTYGGATMNGPFGIVVGTQEGMAFMNGEVEEGNTMVGLTDRIKLRPLVAAEKDDLLFVSSEESAIRKICPELDRVWMPDAGRMVIAKLEKKI, from the coding sequence ATGTGCGGAATTATCGGATTTATGAGTAGAACTGGAAGACTTATCAGTGGAGACAGGATTGCTACAGCCTTGAATTGTTTAAAGGAAAGAGGAAATGGTGAAGGTTCAGGTTATGTAGGATATGGAATCTACCCAGACTATAAAGATGACTATGCAATACACGTTTTTTTAGATGCAACCAAAGATTACGATAAAATTAGACACGAAGTCGAAGAAGTTCTTGTAAAATACGGATACATCTTAAAAGATGAAGAAATTCCAACAGAAGAAGGAATTATCAAAAAAGAACAGGTTTCGTGGAGATTTTTCTACAGGTTTGATGAAAAATACAAATCAGTCGAAGAAGACATGATGGTGGATATCGTAATGGATATCAACGCTAAAATCGACGGAGCATTTGTATTTTCAAGCGGTAAAAATATGGGCGTATTTAAAGCCGCTGCATGGCCTTTAGAAGTTGCAGAATACTTTAAAATTGACCAGTACAAAGGTTTCCAATGGCTTTCACATGCAAGATACCCTACAAACACGAAAGGATGGTGGGGAGGTGCGCACCCATTCAACCTGTTAGGATGGTCTGTAGTTCACAACGGAGAAATTACAAGCTACGGTGCAAACAAAAGATACGTTGAAAGTTTTGGATACAAATGTAAACTTTTAACCGACACAGAAGTTGTTGCATATCTCTTCGATTTACTCATCAGGAAACACAAAATCCCTGTAGAATATGCAATGAGTGCATTAGCTCCAAGATTCTGGGATGAAATCGAGAGTATGTCCAAAGAAGATAAAAAAATACACGAAGCAATCCGTATGACCTATGGCGGTGCAACAATGAACGGTCCTTTCGGAATTGTTGTTGGAACACAAGAAGGAATGGCTTTCATGAATGGTGAAGTCGAAGAAGGAAATACAATGGTTGGTTTAACTGACAGAATTAAATTAAGACCATTAGTTGCTGCAGAAAAAGATGACTTGTTATTTGTATCAAGTGAAGAATCAGCAATTAGGAAAATATGCCCTGAATTGGATCGAGTATGGATGCCAGACGCAGGAAGAATGGTTATTGCAAAATTAGAGAAAAAAATTTAA
- a CDS encoding orotate phosphoribosyltransferase-like protein, which produces MKKELILKALKLRDMGFPSGDIAEELNISVKTALYLTLNGEELLKAEESPKEDSEKLDIFLEWDNVRASSRRLRNISKIICDMLSDVEFDGVVGISSGGVPLATLISDELDKNFSIYVPKKHIHTEKEKTTGFIGQNMSSIVGKDVIIVDDVMTSGNSVKETIKYLKGIANPKKVFVVMDKSGIDEIEGVSIEHLFRTGVVDIKK; this is translated from the coding sequence ATGAAAAAAGAACTCATACTTAAGGCTTTAAAATTAAGGGATATGGGTTTTCCAAGTGGGGATATTGCAGAAGAACTAAACATATCAGTTAAAACGGCATTATATCTTACACTAAATGGTGAAGAACTTTTAAAGGCTGAAGAAAGTCCTAAAGAGGATTCTGAAAAGTTGGATATCTTTTTAGAATGGGACAACGTTCGGGCTTCATCAAGAAGGCTTAGAAATATTTCAAAAATAATCTGCGACATGCTTTCAGATGTTGAATTTGACGGTGTTGTCGGAATTTCTTCAGGCGGGGTTCCTCTTGCAACGCTGATTTCGGATGAACTTGATAAAAATTTCTCTATATATGTTCCAAAAAAACACATCCATACTGAAAAAGAGAAAACAACAGGATTTATCGGTCAAAACATGTCCAGTATTGTTGGAAAGGACGTTATTATTGTTGATGATGTAATGACATCTGGAAATTCTGTAAAAGAAACAATAAAATACTTAAAAGGTATTGCTAACCCTAAAAAAGTATTCGTGGTAATGGATAAAAGTGGAATCGATGAAATCGAAGGCGTTAGTATAGAACACTTGTTTAGAACTGGTGTTGTTGATATTAAAAAATAA
- a CDS encoding 4Fe-4S binding protein, which yields MNKNEIANLKMQGFILQNDGKHFALRIKTDAGCMDSEKIDKLSEISKKYGRNYISFTVRLCVEIPWINYEDIPKIKEELKNSSLISGGTGNTVRPLVACKGTVCTHGLIDSQKICNELDSLFFGKKLPHKFKIGISGCPNNCAKAQLNDVGIIGQRIPKINEENCNGCTLCLKSCSVDAITIVDKKAVIDYEKCVNCGKCGESCKRKCISLKDGVLISVGGKFGKKYKIGENIGIYDAPNLEKIVSEIMDYFEENADSHERFGDTIDRTGISSLKEKLKGY from the coding sequence ATGAACAAAAATGAAATAGCTAATCTGAAAATGCAAGGTTTTATCCTTCAAAACGATGGAAAACATTTTGCATTAAGAATAAAAACCGATGCAGGATGCATGGATTCAGAAAAAATTGACAAATTGTCAGAAATATCAAAAAAATACGGTAGAAATTATATTAGTTTCACCGTCAGGCTTTGTGTAGAAATTCCTTGGATAAACTACGAAGATATACCTAAAATAAAAGAAGAACTTAAAAATTCAAGCCTGATATCCGGTGGAACTGGAAACACTGTAAGGCCCCTTGTCGCTTGTAAGGGAACTGTTTGCACTCACGGACTTATTGACAGTCAAAAGATTTGTAACGAACTTGATTCATTATTTTTTGGAAAAAAATTACCGCATAAATTTAAGATAGGAATTTCAGGATGTCCAAATAACTGTGCAAAAGCGCAGTTAAACGATGTAGGAATTATTGGACAGAGAATACCAAAAATAAATGAAGAAAACTGTAATGGATGCACACTGTGCTTAAAATCCTGCAGTGTCGATGCAATCACAATCGTTGATAAAAAAGCAGTTATAGATTATGAAAAGTGCGTTAACTGCGGAAAATGCGGGGAATCGTGCAAAAGAAAATGTATTTCTTTAAAAGATGGTGTATTGATATCCGTTGGCGGAAAATTCGGTAAAAAATATAAAATTGGCGAAAATATAGGAATATACGATGCTCCAAATCTTGAAAAGATAGTTTCTGAGATTATGGATTATTTCGAGGAAAATGCAGATTCTCATGAAAGATTTGGCGATACAATCGATAGAACGGGAATTAGTTCTTTAAAAGAAAAATTAAAAGGTTATTAA